One window of Campylobacter sp. RM12651 genomic DNA carries:
- the pgl gene encoding 6-phosphogluconolactonase codes for MRLFTFNDKNISEIALYKELVFSLNECINSKGSVNFYVSGGKSPKDLFIKLSKEKLDWTKVNVFLVDERILPTNHEDSNTNLVKQNLLQNDASKANLITCIKDELINDYEALKNHANNIYQTPDILILGMGADAHTASIFPTASNLDELLSDENQAYHIVKTPNYDRISLSLESILKAKRIFLNISGDEKYQVFLLACKEKNKKYPISYVINSKGNLDVYYAK; via the coding sequence ATGAGATTATTTACATTCAATGACAAAAACATAAGCGAAATCGCTTTATATAAAGAATTAGTATTTTCATTAAATGAATGTATTAATAGTAAAGGTAGCGTAAATTTTTATGTATCAGGTGGTAAAAGTCCTAAAGATTTATTTATTAAATTAAGTAAAGAAAAGCTTGACTGGACTAAAGTAAATGTATTTTTAGTAGATGAAAGGATTTTACCTACAAATCACGAAGATAGTAATACAAATCTAGTAAAGCAAAATCTATTACAAAATGATGCTAGTAAGGCTAATTTAATTACTTGTATTAAAGATGAATTAATTAATGATTATGAGGCTTTAAAAAACCACGCTAATAATATTTATCAAACTCCTGATATTTTGATTTTAGGTATGGGAGCTGATGCTCATACTGCATCAATCTTTCCAACAGCTTCTAATTTAGATGAATTATTAAGTGATGAAAACCAAGCTTATCACATAGTAAAAACTCCTAATTACGATAGAATTAGCCTTAGTTTAGAAAGCATATTAAAAGCTAAAAGAATATTTTTAAATATCAGTGGAGATGAGAAATATCAAGTATTTTTATTAGCTTGTAAAGAAAAAAATAAAAAATATCCAATAAGTTATGTAATTAATTCAAAAGGAAATTTAGATGTCTATTACGCAAAATGA
- a CDS encoding glucokinase has protein sequence MSITQNEYPRLLADIGGTNARFALEFKSGNIDKIEVLQCKDYDTIIDAVRAYLKDKNVNVKHAAFAMANPVTSDFIQMTNNHWAFSINTTRLALGFDTLLILNDFTAQALAITKLNSDELVQIGGREAEENCVKAVLGPGTGLGVSGLIPSKNGYIALSGEGGHVSFAPFDEIESMIWHYAKNKFGHVSAERLLSGMGLELIYEALAHKEGINDTLDASKISELALSEKSALCRLSLDIFCAMLGTIASNLALTLGARGGVYICGGIIPKILEYFKHSSFRARFENKGRFDSYLAAIPVFVVLSKFPGINGASVALQNHLKDK, from the coding sequence ATGTCTATTACGCAAAATGAATATCCAAGATTATTAGCAGATATTGGTGGAACTAATGCTAGATTTGCATTAGAATTTAAATCAGGAAATATAGATAAAATAGAAGTCTTACAATGCAAAGACTACGATACTATAATAGATGCTGTAAGAGCATATTTAAAAGATAAAAATGTAAATGTAAAACACGCTGCTTTTGCAATGGCAAATCCTGTTACAAGTGATTTTATACAAATGACTAATAATCATTGGGCTTTTTCAATCAATACCACAAGACTTGCATTAGGATTTGATACTTTATTAATTCTAAATGATTTTACCGCTCAAGCACTTGCTATTACAAAATTAAATAGTGATGAATTAGTTCAAATTGGTGGAAGAGAAGCTGAAGAAAATTGCGTAAAAGCTGTTTTAGGGCCTGGCACAGGACTTGGAGTTAGTGGATTAATCCCTAGTAAAAATGGCTATATTGCACTATCAGGTGAAGGCGGACATGTTAGCTTTGCACCTTTTGATGAGATTGAATCAATGATTTGGCATTATGCAAAAAACAAATTCGGGCATGTATCGGCTGAAAGATTGCTTAGCGGAATGGGACTTGAGCTAATATATGAAGCTTTAGCACATAAAGAAGGTATAAATGATACTTTAGACGCTAGTAAAATTAGCGAACTAGCATTAAGCGAAAAATCAGCTTTATGTAGATTAAGTCTTGATATATTTTGTGCAATGCTAGGAACAATTGCTTCAAATCTAGCATTAACTCTAGGTGCTAGGGGTGGTGTTTATATTTGTGGTGGGATAATTCCTAAAATATTAGAGTATTTTAAACACTCATCATTTAGAGCAAGATTTGAGAATAAAGGTAGATTTGATAGTTATTTAGCAGCAATTCCTGTATTTGTGGTTTTATCAAAATTTCCAGGTATAAACGGCGCTAGTGTGGCACTGCAAAATCATTTAAAGGATAAATAA
- the pgi gene encoding glucose-6-phosphate isomerase encodes MLSKLKSYEKLWSLYNKSKDTHMKDLFANDNNRANKYFLEVGGIKVDYSKNRIDEEILSNLINLAKEANLEQNIKDMFSGKKINTTENRAALHIALRNRINTPIYVDNENIMDDVNAVLNKMEKFSHAIRSGEWLGYTNQVITDIVNIGIGGSDLGPLMACDALKKYAHPRLKMHFVSNVDGSKLQNVLDSVHPETTLFIIASKTFVTQETLTNALTAREWFLNHAVNKRFVAKHFVAVSTNKKAVEEFGIDSNNMFEFWNWVGGRYSLWSAIGLPIMIYLGKEHFWQMLEGAYLMDSHFSSAEYSKNLPVILALIGIWYINFYGGGSHIIAPYDEYLKHFPRFIQQLDMESNGKQVSKNGELINYETSPIIWGETGINAQHAFFQLLHQGTHISPIDLIVSLEKPHDMPEHHEILISNVFAQAEAFMKGKNKDEVRAELSKSNLSESEIEKLIPHKEFSGNRPSNTILLERISPRNLGSLIALYEHKIFVQGVIWGINSFDQFGVELGKTLAKTILEELRSDVSYEHDSSTTNLIKLYKEFNKK; translated from the coding sequence ATGTTAAGCAAATTAAAAAGCTATGAAAAATTATGGTCTTTATACAACAAATCAAAAGATACTCATATGAAAGATTTATTCGCTAATGATAATAATAGAGCGAATAAATACTTTTTAGAAGTTGGTGGGATTAAGGTTGATTATTCTAAAAATAGAATAGATGAAGAGATTTTAAGCAATCTTATTAATCTTGCAAAAGAAGCTAATTTAGAACAAAACATTAAAGATATGTTTAGTGGTAAAAAGATTAATACCACAGAAAATAGAGCAGCTTTACATATTGCTCTTAGAAATCGTATAAATACACCTATTTATGTAGATAATGAAAACATAATGGATGATGTAAATGCAGTGCTTAACAAAATGGAGAAATTCTCTCACGCAATAAGATCAGGCGAGTGGCTAGGCTATACAAATCAAGTAATAACTGATATTGTAAATATAGGAATTGGTGGCTCTGATTTAGGACCATTGATGGCTTGTGATGCTTTGAAAAAATACGCACACCCAAGACTAAAAATGCACTTTGTATCAAATGTAGATGGCTCAAAATTACAAAATGTATTAGATAGCGTTCATCCAGAAACTACACTTTTTATAATAGCGTCAAAAACATTCGTAACTCAAGAAACCCTAACAAATGCCTTAACTGCTAGAGAGTGGTTTTTAAATCACGCAGTTAATAAACGCTTTGTAGCTAAACATTTCGTAGCAGTTTCAACTAATAAAAAGGCTGTTGAAGAATTTGGAATAGATAGTAATAATATGTTTGAGTTTTGGAACTGGGTCGGTGGGCGTTATAGTTTGTGGTCTGCAATTGGTCTTCCTATTATGATTTATTTAGGAAAAGAACATTTTTGGCAAATGCTAGAAGGCGCGTATTTAATGGATTCACATTTTAGCTCGGCTGAATATTCTAAAAACTTGCCTGTGATTTTGGCTTTAATAGGTATTTGGTATATTAATTTTTATGGTGGTGGCTCACATATAATCGCACCTTATGATGAATATTTAAAGCATTTTCCAAGATTTATTCAACAACTTGATATGGAAAGTAATGGAAAACAAGTTAGTAAAAATGGGGAATTAATTAATTACGAAACTTCTCCAATCATTTGGGGTGAAACAGGAATTAACGCTCAACACGCATTTTTTCAACTACTTCATCAAGGAACTCATATAAGTCCGATTGATTTAATAGTAAGTCTTGAAAAACCACACGATATGCCAGAACACCACGAAATTTTAATTAGCAATGTATTCGCTCAAGCTGAAGCCTTTATGAAAGGCAAAAACAAGGATGAAGTAAGAGCTGAACTTAGTAAAAGTAATTTAAGTGAAAGTGAGATAGAAAAGCTAATCCCACATAAAGAATTTTCGGGAAATCGCCCTAGCAATACGATTTTATTAGAAAGAATAAGCCCTAGAAATCTAGGTAGCCTAATTGCATTATATGAGCATAAAATATTCGTTCAAGGTGTGATTTGGGGGATAAATAGTTTTGACCAATTTGGCGTTGAATTAGGCAAAACTTTGGCTAAAACAATACTTGAAGAGCTAAGAAGTGATGTGAGTTACGAGCACGATAGCTCAACTACAAATCTAATAAAATTATATAAAGAGTTTAATAAAAAATAA
- a CDS encoding site-specific DNA-methyltransferase, which yields MELLHKDCKSKLDILKEHFAECFDKDGKFNLEKFQSEIAANGGGDFTNESYSLNFLGKKHAKYLANLKPSSYLKQNGTFNENLKQNLLIKGDNLEVLKHLQNSYYKKIKMIYIDPPYNTANKDFVYNDTRAYKLDDLINAGMSEDEAKRVLEFSTKKSSSHSAWLTFMYPRLFLARKLLKDDGVIFISIDDNEAAQLKLLCDEIFGEENFVADFIWNNKYTTSNDTDMSYQHEHIFCYFKNRINNKLNLLPRSEKQNSAYKNRDNDPKGAWKPTPIHARSGSELGKYSITFPNGITWQAPIGRYPRYSKDKLLQLFYDNELYFNSKGGIDKKTYITEVRQGISCGSVWSYDEVGHTHSNNEELSSLLGKGIFNDPKGTKLLKRILQISTDKDDIVLDFFAGSGTTGHAIMQLNAEDSGNRKFILVQLDEPIDEKKSKIAYDFVKNELNCKPTIYAITKERLIRAAKKIKQDYPNATNLDFSEFKIVYKDELELEKIEKLDLSLGDNLFAPFNNDKTNEILTSYKLADGIALDMEFKIININDYKAYYCNKLLYLVFPHFKSENIKTLMQKLQDNELICERVILYNTSFTSSEHKSLKEALIKLGIKLQVRF from the coding sequence ATGGAACTTTTACATAAGGACTGCAAAAGTAAATTAGATATATTAAAAGAGCATTTTGCTGAATGTTTTGATAAAGATGGAAAATTTAATTTAGAAAAATTCCAAAGCGAAATAGCTGCTAACGGGGGGGGGGATTTTACAAATGAGAGTTATAGTTTAAATTTTTTAGGCAAAAAACACGCAAAATATCTAGCAAATCTAAAACCATCAAGCTACCTTAAACAAAACGGCACATTTAATGAAAATCTAAAACAAAATCTACTCATAAAAGGCGATAATTTAGAAGTCTTAAAACACTTACAAAATAGCTATTATAAAAAAATCAAAATGATTTATATAGACCCACCTTATAATACCGCTAATAAGGATTTTGTCTATAATGATACTAGAGCTTATAAGCTAGATGATTTAATAAACGCTGGAATGAGTGAAGATGAAGCTAAAAGAGTGCTAGAGTTTAGCACTAAAAAATCAAGCTCACATTCAGCGTGGCTTACCTTTATGTATCCAAGGCTATTTTTAGCTAGAAAGCTTTTAAAAGATGATGGAGTGATATTTATCTCAATTGATGATAATGAAGCAGCTCAATTAAAGCTCTTGTGTGATGAGATTTTTGGTGAAGAGAATTTCGTAGCTGATTTTATTTGGAATAACAAATACACAACTTCTAATGATACAGATATGTCTTATCAACACGAACATATTTTTTGCTATTTTAAGAATAGGATTAATAATAAATTAAATTTATTACCAAGAAGCGAGAAACAAAATTCTGCATATAAAAATAGAGATAATGATCCTAAAGGTGCTTGGAAACCAACACCAATTCATGCAAGAAGTGGAAGTGAGCTGGGTAAATATAGTATAACTTTTCCAAATGGAATAACTTGGCAAGCTCCGATAGGTAGATACCCTAGATATTCTAAAGATAAGTTATTACAGCTATTTTATGATAACGAACTGTATTTTAATTCAAAAGGTGGAATAGATAAAAAAACTTATATTACTGAAGTTAGACAAGGAATTTCTTGTGGTAGTGTGTGGAGTTATGATGAAGTGGGGCATACACATAGCAATAATGAAGAATTATCTTCTTTGCTTGGTAAAGGTATTTTTAACGATCCAAAAGGAACTAAATTATTAAAAAGAATATTACAAATTTCAACCGATAAAGATGATATTGTCCTAGATTTTTTTGCAGGAAGTGGGACAACAGGGCACGCTATTATGCAATTAAATGCCGAAGATAGTGGAAATAGAAAGTTTATTTTAGTTCAACTTGATGAGCCAATAGATGAGAAAAAGAGTAAAATTGCTTATGATTTTGTAAAAAATGAGCTTAATTGCAAGCCAACAATTTATGCAATTACCAAAGAAAGATTAATAAGAGCTGCGAAAAAAATCAAGCAAGATTATCCAAACGCTACTAATTTAGACTTTAGTGAATTTAAGATAGTATATAAAGATGAATTAGAACTAGAAAAAATAGAAAAACTAGATTTAAGCTTAGGCGATAATCTTTTTGCACCATTTAATAACGATAAAACAAATGAAATTCTAACTAGCTATAAATTAGCCGATGGTATAGCTTTAGATATGGAATTTAAAATAATAAATATAAACGATTATAAGGCTTATTATTGTAATAAATTGCTTTACTTAGTTTTCCCACATTTTAAAAGCGAAAATATCAAAACCCTAATGCAAAAATTACAAGATAATGAGCTAATTTGTGAAAGAGTTATTTTATACAATACTAGTTTTACGAGTAGCGAACATAAGAGTTTAAAAGAAGCTTTAATTAAATTAGGCATTAAATTACAAGTGAGATTTTAA
- a CDS encoding type III restriction-modification system endonuclease encodes MGSFNYTNDLEYQNIAIQSVLKIFSSNDIKANVKEIQEFNGIKNQNFINDNTYDICMQTGTGKTYTYTKTMFMLNEAYGYDSFIVLVPTLAIKSGTKSFFELSRQHFIDEFKKSLSFYEVKSEKSSKKEQMPQSIKDFCNHDDKASIRVLLINAGMLNSDTFKKEFESNLFDKFFSIFPALADTKSILIVDEPHKFDKASKTWENVLKLKPQFILRYGATFKENSNLLYNLTPLKAFNDNLVKGVKTFVQEFEIGNKAYIKLQDIVDNEAIFCDDKKREFRLSKGQNFACFYDFLDIFVQDLSKQKVLLSNGVELIKDKKFNPFSFNDDLAKQMINACLDEHFKLEREFLNQKIKLKPLSLFFIDDINSYRGENARLKEYFEKALKSKLEEELKLGTGFYKEYLQKSLNDISLTHGGYFSKDNSDKDDKIEQEINEILHDKMSLLSLNNTRRFIFSKWTLKEGWDNPNVFNICKLRSSGSEISKLQEVGRGLRLPVDEYGNRITNKEYYLNYFVDASESDFTQKLINEIKICDECFDIKIDDLLDEKIYKIILSEYDLDEDLIYDELLECGVINKRSKIINVDILKAKYPKAFSKNNIKKGKIKNSNELENKVKIKTNLYPQIKALWEEINKKVFLKYDAIENVFLANFKEFLKEFKAKDNSSYIKITQLSVNNNQLKSQKDILNNKINIKTLNYGEFLLGLSTKLGLNLNTLHKAFYELMKDGLFNINDYLNEPSLNAICKEFNFYLLSNSNRLFSISYEEFSHHIHPTKITNEKGEILNEINASDIGVLGGDELANNTFLYEQIFYDSKIEQEIIKEDIKSIQVFMKIPKNSLKIPVVGGFSYSPDFAYVLKDDKENIHYFVLESKGVDSKINLRSDENAKITNAESLFKGINITFEKQFNNDKLETIIKNIINKK; translated from the coding sequence ATGGGTAGCTTTAATTATACTAATGATTTAGAATATCAAAATATAGCTATTCAAAGTGTTTTAAAAATATTTTCAAGTAATGATATAAAGGCAAATGTTAAAGAAATTCAAGAGTTTAATGGCATAAAAAATCAAAACTTTATAAATGATAACACTTATGATATTTGTATGCAAACAGGCACAGGTAAAACCTACACTTACACAAAAACTATGTTTATGCTAAATGAAGCTTATGGATATGATAGCTTTATAGTGCTTGTGCCAACTTTAGCTATTAAATCAGGGACTAAAAGTTTTTTTGAGCTATCACGCCAACATTTTATAGATGAGTTTAAAAAAAGCTTAAGTTTTTACGAAGTAAAAAGCGAAAAATCAAGTAAAAAAGAGCAAATGCCACAAAGCATAAAAGATTTTTGCAATCACGATGATAAAGCTTCTATAAGAGTGCTTTTAATAAATGCAGGGATGCTCAATTCAGATACTTTTAAAAAAGAATTTGAAAGCAATCTTTTTGATAAATTTTTTAGCATATTTCCCGCATTAGCAGATACTAAAAGTATTTTAATCGTTGATGAGCCACATAAATTTGATAAAGCAAGTAAAACTTGGGAGAATGTTTTAAAACTAAAACCACAATTTATATTAAGATATGGAGCGACTTTTAAAGAAAACTCAAACCTACTTTATAATCTAACCCCACTTAAAGCCTTTAATGATAATTTGGTTAAAGGTGTAAAAACTTTCGTGCAAGAATTTGAAATAGGAAATAAAGCTTATATTAAACTTCAAGATATAGTAGATAATGAAGCTATTTTTTGTGATGATAAAAAGCGTGAGTTTAGACTTAGCAAGGGGCAAAATTTCGCTTGTTTTTATGATTTTTTAGATATTTTCGTGCAAGATTTAAGTAAGCAAAAAGTACTTTTATCAAATGGCGTAGAGCTAATTAAAGATAAAAAATTTAATCCTTTTAGCTTTAATGATGATTTAGCTAAGCAAATGATAAATGCTTGTTTAGATGAGCATTTTAAGTTAGAGCGAGAGTTTTTAAATCAAAAGATAAAATTAAAGCCTTTAAGCTTATTTTTTATAGATGATATAAATTCTTATCGTGGAGAAAACGCAAGGCTAAAAGAATATTTTGAAAAGGCATTAAAAAGCAAACTAGAAGAAGAATTAAAGCTTGGCACAGGATTTTATAAAGAATATTTACAAAAATCTTTAAACGATATTAGCCTTACTCACGGCGGTTATTTTTCAAAAGATAATAGCGATAAAGATGATAAAATAGAGCAAGAAATAAATGAGATTTTGCACGATAAAATGAGCCTACTTAGTCTTAATAATACTAGAAGATTTATATTTTCAAAATGGACACTTAAAGAAGGTTGGGATAATCCAAATGTATTTAATATTTGCAAACTTAGAAGTAGCGGAAGTGAGATAAGTAAGCTTCAAGAAGTTGGGCGTGGGCTTAGGCTTCCTGTTGATGAATACGGCAATAGAATTACTAATAAAGAATATTATTTAAATTATTTCGTAGATGCTAGTGAGAGTGATTTTACTCAAAAACTTATAAATGAAATTAAGATATGTGATGAGTGTTTTGATATAAAAATAGATGATTTATTAGATGAGAAAATTTATAAAATAATTTTAAGTGAATATGATTTAGATGAAGATTTGATTTATGATGAGCTTTTAGAATGCGGTGTTATAAACAAGCGAAGTAAGATAATAAATGTAGATATTTTAAAAGCAAAATATCCAAAAGCATTTAGCAAAAATAACATTAAAAAAGGCAAGATTAAAAACTCTAATGAATTAGAAAATAAAGTAAAAATCAAAACTAATTTATATCCACAAATCAAGGCTTTATGGGAAGAAATAAACAAAAAAGTATTTTTAAAATACGATGCCATTGAAAATGTGTTTTTAGCTAATTTTAAAGAGTTTTTAAAAGAATTTAAAGCAAAAGATAATTCAAGTTATATAAAAATTACACAATTAAGCGTAAATAATAATCAATTAAAAAGCCAAAAAGATATTTTAAATAATAAAATAAATATAAAAACTCTAAATTATGGAGAGTTTTTGCTAGGACTTAGCACAAAATTAGGTCTTAATCTAAACACTTTACATAAAGCCTTTTATGAGTTAATGAAAGATGGTTTATTTAACATAAATGATTATTTAAATGAGCCTAGTTTGAATGCTATTTGTAAGGAATTTAATTTTTATCTTTTAAGTAATTCTAATAGGCTTTTTAGCATATCTTACGAAGAGTTTTCACACCACATTCATCCTACCAAAATCACTAATGAAAAAGGTGAAATATTAAATGAAATAAATGCTAGTGATATAGGTGTTTTAGGTGGAGATGAATTAGCAAATAATACCTTTTTATACGAGCAGATTTTTTATGATAGTAAAATTGAGCAAGAGATAATAAAAGAAGATATAAAAAGCATACAAGTCTTTATGAAAATACCTAAAAACTCATTAAAAATCCCTGTAGTAGGTGGATTTAGTTATTCACCTGATTTTGCTTATGTATTAAAAGATGATAAAGAAAATATCCATTATTTTGTGCTTGAAAGTAAAGGCGTAGATAGTAAAATCAATCTAAGAAGTGATGAAAATGCGAAAATTACTAACGCAGAAAGTCTTTTTAAAGGTATAAATATTACCTTTGAAAAACAATTTAATAATGATAAATTGGAAACAATCATAAAAAATATAATCAATAAAAAATAA
- a CDS encoding acetate kinase: MKKILVLNAGSSSLKFQLFFNEDSVASGLVEQIGESNSRAKIKFDGKELEHLGGINNHEDGLKVVRDLFAKSGLLTDFNELAAVGHRVVHGGDKFIKATLVDDKCLKALDELVKLAPLHNPANISGIKTIINLAPSVKNIAVFDTAFHQTMPEIAYRYAIANKYYEEDGVRRYGFHGTSHEFVTREAEKFLGIKNIDAITAHLGNGASISAIKDGKCVDTSMGLTPLEGLMMGTRCGDIDAGALFYLAYNKCLSIAELDKICNKQSGLLGICGANDMREIEEKMQNGDKKAKLAFDMFCYRIAKYIGSYLAVTPAKALIFTAGIGENDDLMRAAVCKQLAHLGFSIDEEKNAKREKVARNIAKADSKYPILVIPTNEELSIVKQTMELI, translated from the coding sequence ATGAAAAAAATATTAGTTTTAAATGCAGGTTCAAGCTCACTGAAATTCCAATTATTTTTTAATGAAGATAGTGTTGCGAGTGGTTTGGTTGAGCAAATTGGAGAAAGTAATTCAAGAGCAAAAATTAAATTTGATGGCAAAGAATTAGAGCATTTAGGTGGCATAAATAATCACGAAGATGGCTTAAAAGTAGTTCGTGATTTATTTGCTAAAAGCGGACTTTTAACTGATTTTAATGAATTAGCAGCAGTAGGTCATCGTGTGGTGCATGGTGGAGATAAATTTATTAAAGCAACATTAGTTGATGATAAATGTTTAAAAGCTTTAGATGAATTAGTAAAATTAGCACCTTTACATAATCCTGCAAATATTTCAGGAATTAAAACAATTATAAATCTTGCTCCAAGTGTTAAAAATATAGCAGTATTTGATACAGCATTTCATCAAACAATGCCAGAAATCGCATATCGCTATGCAATAGCTAATAAATATTATGAAGAAGATGGCGTTAGAAGATACGGCTTTCATGGAACATCTCATGAATTTGTAACTCGTGAAGCAGAAAAATTCTTAGGTATTAAAAACATAGATGCAATTACAGCTCACTTAGGAAATGGTGCAAGTATTAGTGCTATTAAAGATGGTAAATGCGTTGATACTTCAATGGGTCTTACTCCACTTGAAGGATTAATGATGGGAACTAGATGTGGGGATATTGATGCTGGAGCTTTATTTTATTTAGCATATAATAAATGTTTAAGCATTGCTGAACTTGATAAAATTTGCAATAAACAAAGTGGTTTATTAGGAATTTGTGGTGCAAATGATATGCGTGAAATTGAAGAAAAAATGCAAAATGGTGATAAAAAAGCAAAATTAGCATTTGATATGTTTTGCTATAGAATTGCAAAATACATAGGCTCATACCTTGCAGTAACTCCTGCTAAGGCTCTAATTTTTACAGCAGGTATTGGTGAAAATGATGATTTAATGAGAGCTGCGGTTTGTAAGCAACTTGCACATCTTGGCTTTAGCATTGATGAAGAAAAAAATGCTAAGCGTGAAAAAGTAGCTAGAAATATAGCAAAAGCTGATTCAAAATACCCAATTTTAGTTATTCCAACTAACGAAGAATTATCAATAGTAAAACAAACAATGGAACTTATTTAA
- the pta gene encoding phosphate acetyltransferase has translation MNAIYFQKQSRESLDNLAIKLSKKYSNIVVFQALACEDGVCGLNKLSKEHNIKTEYLYDSATGVKEYLKNENTFYKNIIIKVNELKAKYDFVLVASFGVFGGLDTFWINLKLSKELNLNYVIDNDLTKFEFAKIHHKYASLYNENTSLDELLNLKKPDYISPMAFEVMLESKAKENVKTIVLPEGNDERILKAASILLEGKAVKLIILGNNKEIAQKASDLGIDLDDVKTYNPGNSSLDDECANALYEARKSKGMSLEQAKELIKDRNYFGTLLVHLGYADAMVSGAACSTADTIRPALQIVKTKPGVKSVSGGFFMCLSDKVWYFADCAVNPNPTPENLAEIASVSAATYKAFGFEPRVAMLSYSTANSGSGVSVDLVKQACELAKSYEGLNYDGPIQFDAAVDIATASKKMPDSKVAGKANVFVFPDLNAGNIAYKAVQRSAGAIAVGPVLQGLNKPINDLSRGCLVEDIVNTCLISAIQAQ, from the coding sequence ATGAATGCGATTTACTTTCAAAAACAAAGCAGGGAAAGTTTAGATAATCTTGCTATAAAATTATCAAAAAAATATTCAAATATTGTTGTTTTCCAAGCACTTGCTTGTGAAGACGGGGTGTGTGGTTTAAATAAATTATCAAAAGAGCATAATATAAAAACTGAATACTTATATGATAGTGCAACAGGCGTTAAAGAGTATTTGAAAAATGAAAATACTTTTTATAAAAATATAATCATTAAAGTTAATGAATTAAAAGCTAAATATGATTTTGTATTAGTTGCTAGTTTTGGAGTTTTTGGTGGTCTTGATACTTTTTGGATAAATTTAAAACTAAGTAAAGAGCTTAATTTAAATTATGTAATTGATAATGATTTAACCAAATTTGAGTTTGCTAAAATTCATCATAAATACGCAAGTTTATATAATGAAAATACAAGCTTAGATGAGTTATTAAATCTTAAAAAACCTGATTATATAAGCCCAATGGCATTTGAAGTTATGCTAGAGAGCAAGGCTAAAGAAAATGTTAAAACCATAGTTTTACCAGAAGGAAATGACGAGCGTATTTTAAAGGCTGCTAGTATTTTATTAGAAGGTAAAGCTGTTAAATTAATTATCTTAGGAAACAATAAAGAAATAGCACAAAAAGCTAGTGATTTAGGTATAGATTTAGATGATGTTAAGACTTATAATCCAGGTAATTCATCATTAGATGATGAATGTGCAAATGCACTTTATGAAGCTAGAAAATCAAAGGGAATGAGCCTTGAGCAAGCAAAAGAACTTATAAAAGATAGAAATTATTTTGGAACTTTATTAGTGCATTTAGGCTACGCTGATGCTATGGTTAGTGGGGCTGCATGTTCAACTGCTGATACAATTCGCCCAGCTCTTCAAATAGTTAAAACTAAACCAGGTGTTAAGAGTGTAAGTGGTGGATTTTTTATGTGCTTAAGTGATAAGGTTTGGTATTTTGCTGATTGTGCGGTAAATCCTAATCCAACTCCTGAAAATCTAGCCGAAATTGCAAGTGTTAGTGCGGCTACTTATAAGGCTTTTGGTTTTGAGCCAAGAGTTGCAATGCTATCTTATTCAACTGCAAATAGCGGTAGTGGAGTAAGCGTTGATTTAGTAAAACAAGCGTGCGAATTAGCAAAATCTTATGAGGGATTAAATTATGATGGTCCTATACAATTTGACGCAGCAGTAGATATTGCAACAGCAAGTAAAAAAATGCCTGATAGCAAAGTAGCAGGAAAGGCAAATGTATTTGTATTCCCTGATTTAAATGCAGGAAATATAGCTTATAAAGCAGTGCAAAGAAGTGCAGGGGCTATTGCGGTTGGTCCTGTTTTGCAAGGTTTAAACAAACCTATTAATGATTTAAGTAGGGGTTGTTTGGTTGAAGATATTGTAAATACATGCTTAATTAGTGCAATTCAAGCACAATAA